The genomic region ttgatatgcATGCATGCTTGCCTTTTATTGGTCATATGATGAACATAGTAGCATCATACATGTAGGGAAAGACTTAGTAGGATTCTAGCATGGGTAGAAACAATGGCATCCGTAATGGAGATCACGTCCTGGCATTAACCCAATACAGTCTCCACGTCCACCATTATGCTCTTGGATGCACTTATCTTGACAATCCTGTTGATTGCAGTAATCGGGATACAATATTTCCTGACACTCCCCATTCTGCTGCGCATCTGCTTTCATCACCATTGACGATGCAACTGCAAACAACCCTCATGAAATATCAATATCAGAAAAATAAACATTT from Macadamia integrifolia cultivar HAES 741 unplaced genomic scaffold, SCU_Mint_v3 scaffold1043, whole genome shotgun sequence harbors:
- the LOC122062470 gene encoding defensin-like protein 156; this encodes MAKISYTSFLILAILVFSVASSMVMKADAQQNGECQEILYPDYCNQQDCQDKCIQEHNGGRGDCIGLMPGRDLHYGCHCFYPC